One genomic region from Halomicrobium zhouii encodes:
- a CDS encoding DNA-binding protein, translating into MKGKHLLRNEGSVEEQAVEQRHERAAGQEPELRRSVEQEIQGKVDTNHPDAGRTGLTLEAEEKLAAREWEIERTHKRWDSRQESSREARSRQMVKEGSARKRREFERRRAGVDQWAGPDRGDPRAELTQAELSTVNEQAARLAEEHGGLTRAAISRKLAERIAAGMDVIDAVVEVIESIRDEAGVIVPIDQIENVDRSEVTVEGRVTQLWDPSSPAIRQVGLIEDESGRTKFTSWVKSDQSMVREGERVRFRAAAKNWYQGRCSIALTGWSEVHFPERGQWWE; encoded by the coding sequence ATGAAAGGTAAGCACCTACTCCGTAATGAAGGATCGGTCGAGGAACAGGCGGTCGAACAGCGACACGAGCGAGCGGCTGGTCAGGAGCCGGAGCTGCGGCGGTCAGTCGAACAGGAGATACAGGGAAAGGTCGATACGAATCACCCCGACGCTGGACGGACGGGGTTGACACTCGAGGCGGAAGAGAAGCTGGCAGCTCGGGAGTGGGAGATAGAGCGAACGCACAAGCGGTGGGACAGTCGGCAGGAATCGAGTCGGGAAGCGCGGTCGCGACAGATGGTGAAGGAGGGCAGTGCGAGAAAACGGCGGGAGTTCGAGCGACGACGAGCGGGCGTGGACCAGTGGGCAGGCCCGGATCGGGGAGATCCCCGGGCGGAACTCACGCAGGCGGAACTCTCGACAGTGAACGAACAGGCGGCGAGGTTGGCGGAGGAACACGGTGGCCTGACGAGAGCGGCGATATCACGGAAGCTGGCCGAACGAATCGCGGCCGGGATGGATGTCATAGATGCAGTCGTCGAGGTCATCGAGTCGATTCGTGACGAGGCTGGTGTCATCGTGCCGATCGACCAAATCGAGAACGTCGATCGCAGCGAGGTGACTGTTGAGGGGCGCGTTACCCAGTTGTGGGACCCCTCTTCCCCAGCAATTCGGCAGGTCGGGCTGATCGAAGACGAGAGTGGACGAACCAAGTTCACCTCCTGGGTAAAATCCGACCAGTCCATGGTTCGTGAGGGCGAACGCGTCCGATTCAGGGCGGCGGCGAAGAACTGGTACCAGGGCCGTTGCTCGATAGCGCTCACCGGGTGGTCGGAAGTGCACTTCCCGGAACGTGGGCAGTGGTGGGAGTAG